The following are from one region of the Mustela lutreola isolate mMusLut2 chromosome 7, mMusLut2.pri, whole genome shotgun sequence genome:
- the METTL3 gene encoding N6-adenosine-methyltransferase catalytic subunit → MSDTWSSIQAHKKQLDSLRERLQRRRKQDSGHLDLRNPEAALSPTFRSDSPVPTAPTSGGPKPSTASAVPELATDPELEKKLLHHLSDLALTLPTDAVSIRLAISTPDAPATQDGVESLLQKFAAQELIEVKRGLLQDDAHPTLVTYADHSKLSAMMGAVAEKKGPGEVTGTITGQKRRAEQDSATVAAFASSLASGLASSASEAAKEPTKKSRKHAASDVDLEIESLLNQQSTKEQQSKKVSQEILELLNTTTAKEQSIVEKFRSRGRAQVQEFCDYGTKEECMKASDADRPCRKLHFRRIINKHTDESLGDCSFLNTCFHMDTCKYVHYEIDACMDSEAPGSKDHTPSQELALTQSVGGDSNADRLFPPQWICCDIRYLDVSILGKFAVVMADPPWDIHMELPYGTLTDDEMRRLNIPVLQDDGFLFLWVTGRAMELGRECLNLWGYERVDEIIWVKTNQLQRIIRTGRTGHWLNHGKEHCLVGVKGNPQGFNQGLDCDVIVAEVRSTSHKPDEIYGMIERLSPGTRKIELFGRPHNVQPNWITLGNQLDGIHLLDPDVVARFKQRYPDGIISKPKNL, encoded by the exons ATCTACGAAATCCAGAGGCAGCACTGTCTCCCACCTTCCGCAGTGACAGCCCGGTGCCTACTGCACCCACTTCTGGTGGCCCTAAGCCCAGCACAGCTTCAGCAGTTCCTGAGCTAGCTACAGACCCTGAATTAGAGAAGAAATTGCTACACCACCTCTCTGATCTGGCCTTAACATTGCCCACTGATGCTGTGTCCATCCGTCTTGCCATCTCCACG cCAGATGCCCCTGCCACTCAAGATGGGGTAGAAAGCCTCCTACAGAAGTTTGCAGCTCAGGAGCTGATTGAGGTAAAACGAGGTCTCTTACAAGATGACGCACATCCCACTCTTGTGACCTATGCTGATCATTCCAAACTCTCTGCCATGATGGGCGCTGTGGCAGAAAAGAAGGGCCCTGGGGAGGTAACAGGGACTATCACAGGGCAGAAGCGGCGTGCAGAGCAGGACTCAGCCACAGTAGCTGCCTTTGCTAGCTCTTTGGCCTCTGGCCTGGCCTCTTCAGCATCAGAAGCAGCCAAGGAGCCAACCAAGAAATCGAGGAAACATGCTGCCTCGGATGTTGATCTGGAGATAGAGAGCCTTCTGAACCAACAGTCTACTAAGGAACAACAGAGCAAGAAG GTCAGTCAGGAGATCCTAGAGCTATTAAACACAACAACAGCCAAGGAACAGTCCATTGTTGAAAAGTTTCGATCACGAGGTCGGGCCCAAGTACAGGAGTTCTGTGACTATGGAACCAAGGAGGAGTGCATGAAAGCCAGTGATGCTGACCGGCCCTGCCGCAAGCTGCACTTCAG acGAATTATCAATAAACACACTGATGAATCATTAGGTGACTGCTCTTTCCTTAACACATGTTTCCACATGGATACCTGCAAATATGTTCACTATGAAATTGATGCTTGCATGGATTCTGAGGCTCCTGGGAGCAAAGACCATACACCTAGCCAAGAGCTTGCTCTTACACAGAGTGTTGGAGGGGACTCCAATGCAGATCGACTCTTCCCTCCTCAG TGGATCTGTTGTGATATCCGCTACCTGGACGTCAGTATCTTGGGCAAGTTTGCAGTTGTGATGGCTGACCCACCCTGGGATATTCACATGGAGCTGCCCTATGGGACCCTGACAGATGATGAGATGCGCAGGCTCAACATACCAGTACTGCAGGATGatggctttctcttcctctgggtcACAGGCAG GGCCATGGAGTTGGGCAGAGAGTGTCTGAACCTCTGGGG TTACGAACGGGTAGATGAAATTATCTGGGTGAAGACAAATCAACTGCAGCGCATCATTCGGACAGGCCGTACAGGTCACTGGTTGAACCATGGGAAGGAACACTGCTTG GTTGGTGTCAAAGGAAATCCCCAAGGCTTCAACCAAGGTCTGGATTGCGATGTGATCGTAGCTGAG GTTCGTTCTACCAGTCATAAACCAGATGAAATCTATGGCATGATTGAGAGACTATCCCCTGGCACTCGCAAGATTGAGTTATTTGGACGACCACACAATGTGCAGCCCAACTG GATCACCCTTGGAAACCAACTGGATGGGATTCACCTGTTAGACCCAGATGTGGTTGCCCGGTTCAAGCAAAGGTATCCAGATGGTATCATCTCTAAGCCTAAAAATCTATAG